Proteins found in one Onychomys torridus chromosome 21, mOncTor1.1, whole genome shotgun sequence genomic segment:
- the Fem1a gene encoding protein fem-1 homolog A, which yields MDLHTAVYNAAHDGKLQLLQKLLAGRGREELDELLGEVAGGGTPLLIAARRGHLDVVEYLVDHCGASVEAGGSVHFDGETIEGAPPLWAASAAGHLAVVRSLLRRGASVNRTTRTNSTPLRAACFDGHLDVVRYLVGEHKADLEVANRHGHTCLMISCYKGHREIARYLLERGAQVNRRSAKGNTALHDCAESGSLEILQLLLGCHARMERDGYGMTPLLAASVTGHTNIVEYLIQEQPGHGQFSGTELPEEGSLQGARSGCSAAEEAEPYESCCPTSREAAVEALELLGATYVDKKRDLLGALKHWRRAMELRHQGGDYLPKPEPQQLVLAYDYSREVTTPQELEALITDPDEMRMQALLIRERILGPSHPDTSYYIRYRGAVYADSGNFERCIRLWKYALDMQQSNLEPLSPMTASSFLSFAELFSYVLQDRSAKGNLGMQLGFPDLMGVLSKGVREVERALQLPKEPGDSAQFTKAIAIILHLLYLLEKVECTPSQEHLKHQTVYRLLKCAPRGKNGFTPLHMAVDKETTNVGRYRVGVFPSLHVVKVLLDCGADPDSRDFDNNTPLHIAAQNNCPAIMDALIEAGAHMDATNAFKKTAYELLDAKLLAKSTVQPFNYVTLQCLAARALDRNKVPYKGFIPEELETFIQLH from the coding sequence ATGGATCTGCACACAGCCGTGTACAATGCGGCGCACGACGGcaagctgcagctgctgcagaaGCTGCTGGCCGGGCGCGGGCGGGAGGAGCTGGACGAGCTCCTGGGTGAGGTGGCAGGTGGCGGCACGCCGCTGCTGATCGCTGCGCGCCGCGGACACCTGGACGTGGTGGAGTACCTGGTGGACCACTGCGGCGCCAGCGTGGAGGCGGGCGGCTCCGTGCACTTCGACGGCGAGACCATCGAGGGCGCGCCGCCGCTCTGGGCCGCGTCGGCGGCGGGCCACCTGGCCGTGGTGCGTAGCCTGCTGCGCCGAGGCGCCTCGGTCAACCGCACCACGCGCACCAACTCCACGCCGCTGCGCGCCGCCTGCTTCGACGGCCACCTGGATGTGGTGCGCTACCTGGTGGGCGAGCACAAAGCTGACCTGGAGGTCGCCAACCGCCACGGCCACACGTGCCTCATGATCTCCTGCTACAAGGGCCACCGCGAGATCGCACGGTACCTGCTGGAGCGCGGTGCGCAGGTGAACCGGCGCAGCGCCAAGGGCAACACGGCCCTGCACGACTGTGCCGAGTCCGGCAgcctggagatcctgcagctgctgctgggCTGTCACGCTCGCATGGAGCGCGACGGCTATGGCATGACCCCGTTGCTGGCCGCCAGTGTCACCGGACACACCAACATCGTGGAGTACCTCATCCAGGAGCAGCCGGGCCACGGGCAGTTCTCAGGGACGGAGCTGCCCGAGGAAGGCTCCCTCCAGGGCGCACGCAGCGGCTGCTCCGCCGCGGAGGAAGCAGAGCCTTACGAGAGCTGCTGCCCCACCAGCCGGGAAGCCGCTGTGGAGGCCTTGGAGCTTCTGGGGGCCACCTATGTGGATAAGAAAAGGGATCTGCTCGGAGCCCTGAAGCACTGGAGAAGGGCGATGGAACTCCGCCACCAGGGTGGGGACTACCTCCCCAAGCCCGAGCCCCAGCAGCTGGTTCTGGCCTACGACTATTCCAGGGAGGTGACCACGCCCCAAGAGCTGGAGGCCCTCATCACAGATCCTGATGAGATGCGGATGCAGGCCCTGCTAATACGGGAGAGGATCCTGGGCCCCTCACACCCCGACACTTCATACTACATAAGGTACCGGGGTGCTGTCTATGCGGACTCTGGAAATTTCGAGCGCTGTATCCGTCTGTGGAAATATGCCTTGGACATGCAGCAGAGCAACTTGGAGCCCCTGAGCCCCATGACCGCCAGCAGCTTCCTGTCATTTGCGGAGCTCTTCTCCTATGTGCTGCAGGACCGCTCAGCCAAGGGCAACCTGGGCATGCAGCTCGGTTTCCCCGACCTCATGGGCGTGCTCAGCAAAGGGGTTCGGGAAGTGGAGCGGGCTCTGCAGCTGCCCAAGGAGCCGGGCGACTCGGCGCAGTTCACCAAAGCCATTGCCATCATCCTCCACCTGCTTTATCTGCTGGAGAAGGTGGAGTGCACACCTAGCCAGGAACACCTCAAACATCAGACAGTCTACCGCCTGCTCAAGTGTGCCCCGCGCGGCAAGAACGGCTTCACCCCATTGCACATGGCGGTGGACAAGGAGACCACCAACGTGGGTCGCTACCGAGTGGGTGTCTTCCCCTCGCTGCACGTGGTAAAGGTGCTGCTGGACTGCGGGGCCGACCCCGACAGCCGGGACTTTGACAACAACACCCCGCTGCACATCGCCGCCCAAAACAACTGCCCAGCAATCATGGATGCGCTCATCGAAGCTGGGGCCCACATGGATGCCACCAATGCCTTCAAGAAGACGGCCTATGAGCTGCTAGACGCAAAGCTGCTGGCCAAGAGCACCGTCCAGCCCTTCAACTATGTGACGCTGCAGTGCCTGGCCGCCCGCGCCCTGGACAGGAACAAGGTCCCTTATAAGGGCTTCATCCCAGAGGAGCTAGAGACCTTCATCCAGCTGCACTGA
- the Ticam1 gene encoding TIR domain-containing adapter molecule 1: IRWEKKQEARALKEQSTQLEAERQRVAAVSAAYSAYFQSCSAWQAQMDSLRRAFGKDLSVGTPPFFPGWLGWPQPTPSHPQQGGTPVSSCFPQPPSFPQPPSFPQPPSFPHSPSFPQPPSFPQPPSFPQPPSFPQPPSFPQSPPCPSASTAAPQTPGSLIIHHAQMVQLGVNNHMWGQTGAQSTDDKTGCLEEPCVGPASEQEGPRLEPPE; this comes from the coding sequence ATACGCTGGGAGAAAAAGCAGGAGGCCAGAGCCCTCAAGGAGCAGAGCACACAGCTAGAGGCTGAGCGGCAAAGGGTGGCTGCCGTGTCTGCTGCCTACTCAGCCTACTTCCAAAGCTGCAGCGCCTGGCAAGCGCAGATGGACAGCCTGCGGAGGGCCTTCGGGAAGGACTTGTCAGTGGGGACCCCTCCATTCTTCCCCGGTTGGCTGGGATGGCCACAGCCAACACCTTCACATCCTCAGCAGGGTGGTACCCCAGTTTCCTCCTGTTTCCCGCAGCCTCCATCTTTCCCGCAGCCTCCATCTTTCCCGCAGCCTCCATCTTTCCCGCACTCTCCGTCTTTCCCGCAGCCTCCGTCTTTCCCGCAGCCTCCGTCTTTCCCGCAGCCTCCGTCTTTCCCGCAGCCTCCGTCTTTCCCGCAGTCCCCACCCTGCCCATCTGCCTCCACCGCAGCCCCCCAGACTCCAGGATCTCTCATTATTCACCATGCCCAGATGGTTCAGCTGGGGGTCAACAACCACATGTGGGGCCAGACAGGGGCCCAGTCGACGGATGACAAGACTGGGTGTCTGGAGGAACCCTGCGTGGGCCCTGCGAGTGAGCAGGAGGGACCCCGACTTGAGCCTCCAGAGTGA
- the LOC118572033 gene encoding perilipin-3, which translates to MSSNGTDVPAEAQAAVEEPVPQPSVVDRVASLPLISSTCGMVSAAYTSTKESYPHVKSLCDVAEKGVKTLTAAAVSGAQPILSKLEPQIASASEYAHRGLDRLQESLPILQQPTEKVLADTKELVSSTVSGAKEMVSNSVTSAKDTVATRVTGAVDVTRGAVQSSMDMTKSAVTSGVQSVMGSRVGQMVISGVDTMLVKSEAWVDNRLPLTDAELALIATSPEGSDMASLQQQRQEQSYFVRLGSLSERLRNHAYEHSLGKLRNARQSAHEALQQLTHALSLMESVKQGVDQRLGEGQEKLHQMWLSWNQKTPQDAEKDPAKPEQVEVQALGMFRDITQQLQSTCAALGASIQGLPGHVREQAQQARSQVDDLQATFSNIQSFQDLTTSVLAQTRERIARAREALDHTVEYVAQNAPVTWLVGPFAPGITEKAPEEK; encoded by the exons ATGTCTAGCAATGGGACAGATGTTCCTGCTGAAGCCCAGGCTGCTGTGGAAGAACCTGTCCCACAG CCCAGCGTGGTGGACCGCGTGGCCAGCCTGCCTCTCATCAGCTCCACATGTGGGATGGTGAGTGCCGCGTACACCTCCACCAAGGAGAGCTACCCCCATGTGAAGAGCCTGTGCGACGTGGCCGAGAAAGGTGTCAAGACCCTCACTGCGGCCGCAGTCAGCGGGGCACAGCCCATCTTGTCCAAGCTGGAGCCCCAGA TTGCATCGGCCAGCGAGTATGCGCACCGAGGGCTAGACAGATTGCAGGAAAGTCTGCCCATCCTCCAGCAGCCAACTGAGAAG GTTCTGGCAGACACTAAGGAACTGGTGTCATCAACAGTATCTGGGGCCAAAGAAATGGTATCTAACTCAGTGACCAGTGCAAAGGACACAGTGGCCACCCGGGTGACCGGAGCAGTGGATGTGACCCGGGGGGCTGTGCAAAGCAGCATGGACATGACCAAGTCCGCGGTGACCAGTGGTGTCCAGTCGGTCATGGGCTCCCGAGTGGGGCAGATGGTGATTAGCGGAGTGGACACGATGCTGGTAAAATCCGAGGCCTGGGTGGACAACCGCCTGCCCCTGACGGATGCAGAGCTGG CCCTGATCGCCACTTCCCCGGAGGGCTCGGACATGGCCTCCCTgcagcagcagagacaggagcagaGCTACTTCGTGCGGCTGGGCTCGCTGTCGGAGCGACTGCGCAACCACGCCTATGAGCACTCCCTGGGCAAGCTGCGCAATGCCAGGCAGAGTGCGCACGAGGCGCTGCAGCAGCTCACGCATGCACTCAGCCTG ATGGAATCGGTGAAACAAGGTGTGGAccagaggctgggggaggggcaggagaagcTGCACCAGATGTGGCTCAGCTGGAACCAGAAGACCCCCCAAGATGCAGAAAAGGACCCAGCTAAGCCAGAG CAAGTGGAGGTCCAGGCGCTCGGCATGTTCAGGGACATCACCCAGCAGCTGCAGAGCACGTGTGCAGCCCTGGGGGCCAGTATCCAGGGCCTGCCTGGCCATGTCAGGGAGCAGGCCCAGCAGGCCCGAAGCCAGGTGGATGACCTTCAGGCTACCTTCTCCAACATCCAGTCCTTCCAGGACCTCACCACCAGCGTTCTGGCCCAGACCCGTGAGCGCATAGCCAGAGCCCGAGAGGCCCTTGACCACACTGTGGAGTACGTGGCTCAGAATGCACCTGTCACGTGGCTGGTGGGCCCCTTCGCTCCTGGAATCACTGAGAAAGCCCCAGAAGAGAAGTAG